From one Desmodus rotundus isolate HL8 chromosome X, HLdesRot8A.1, whole genome shotgun sequence genomic stretch:
- the LOC112310549 gene encoding casein kinase I-like: protein MATGGSSSPKPEVVIGGKYKLVRKIGAGSFGDVYLALNLTNGEGVAVKVESQKATHAQLLYESKLYKILRGGIGIPRIWWYGQEKDYNVLVMDLLGPSLEDLFNFCSRSFTMKTILMLADQMISRLEYVHSKNFIHRDIKPNNFVMGTGRYCNTVYLIDFGLAKRYRDRKTKQHIPYKEEKSLTGTIHYASLNAHLGIEQSRRDDLESLGYVLMYFNRNTLPWQGVKAATKKQKYEKVSEKKMSITVDQLCSGFPDEFAMYLKYCRGLGFEETPDYKYLRQLFLNLLRTLKQQGDSRFDWTVLKQRATQQAALLSRQAQPAQATSGVQAPK, encoded by the coding sequence ATGGCGACCGGTGGTAGCAGCAGCCCCAAGCCAGAAGTCGTCATTGGGGGGAAATATAAACTGGTACGAAAGATCGGGGCCGGGTCCTTTGGGGACGTGTATCTGGCACTTAACTTAACCAATGGCGAGGGAGTGGCAGTAAAGGTAGAATCTCAGAAGGCCACTCATGCCCAGTTGCTGTACGAGAGCAAACTCTATAAGATTCTTCGTGGTGGCATTGGCATCCCTCGCATATGGTGGTATGGTCAGGAAAAAGATTACAATGTGCTGGTCATGGATCTTCTTGGACCTAGCCTCGAAGACCTGTTCAATTTTTGTTCAAGAAGTTTCACCATGAAAACTATACTTATGTTAGCTGACCAGATGATCAGTAGACTTGAATATGTCCACTCAAAGAATTTTATTCACAGAGACATTAAACCAAATAACTTTGTAATGGGTACTGGGCGTTATTGTAATACAGTATACCTTATCGATTTTGGTTTGGCCAAAagatacagagacagaaagacaaagcAACACATAccatacaaagaagaaaaaagtctcaCTGGCACTATCCATTATGCTAGCCTCAATGCACATCTTGGTATTGAACAGAGTCGCAGAGATGACCTTGAGTCATTAGGGTATGTTTTGATGTACTTTAATAGAAATACCCTGCCATGGCAAGGAGTTAAGGCtgccacaaagaaacaaaaatatgaaaaggttaGTGAAAAAAAGATGTCCATCACTGTTGACCAGTTATGTAGCGGGTTTCCTGATGAATTTGCTATGTACTTAAAATACTGTCGTGGGCTTGGCTTTGAGGAAACTCCAGATTACAAATATCTGAGGCAGCTATTTCTCAATCTTCTACGTACCCTGAAACAACAAGGCGACAGCAGATTTGACTGGACAGTTTTAAAGCAGAGAGCAACACAGCAGGCAGCCCTTTTAAGTAGGCAGGCTCAGCCTGCCCAAGCCACCAGTGGTGTCCAAGCACCTAAGTAA